GGGCCGGCTCGCCTGCCGGCGCCGCAACGGTCTCGGCGACAGCGCTGGGCTTGCCCTTCCCGGCTACGGCATTGGGCTTCGCCTTAGTTGCCGGGGCAGAGGCATTCACTCGAGCCTTGCGCACCGGCGCGGGCACTTCCGCGACCACTTCCGCAGGCGCCACTTCGGCTGCCGGGGCTTCGCTGCCCGCCTCGGCTAGCGCCGGATTAGCGGCGACGTCCTTCCGCTTGCCGCCAAGACCAAGTTTCAGGGCGGCCTCCCGGCGCGCGGCGGAATAACCGGGTGCGACCATGGGATAGTCCGCGGGCAGATCATAGCGCGCGCGATATTCTGCGGGCGTCAGGCCGTGAGTCGAGAGATGGCGTTTCAGGGACTTATAAGGCTTGCCGTCGATCAGGCTCAGTATCTGATCGGGCGACGCAAGGCTTGCATCTACCGTCACCGCTGGCTTGAACTCGGGGGCTGGTGTCGGCGGCACAGCCGCTGGTTCAACTGACACCGGCGCGGACACTGTCTCTTCAGGGGCTGGCGACACCACTGGTGCATCGCCCAACAAGGCTTTTCGAGTTCCCTCGACCAGCGCGGGCAGTTCGCTGCTCGGCACGGTGTTGTTCGCAAAATAGGCGCTGAGCAGCGCCACGGTCAGAGACATCACGTCCGACTGTTCGGCCTCGGCCATGCAGGTTCCTTCTTTTGTTTGGATAGACT
This sequence is a window from Sphingobium sp. CAP-1. Protein-coding genes within it:
- a CDS encoding MucR family transcriptional regulator, translated to MAEAEQSDVMSLTVALLSAYFANNTVPSSELPALVEGTRKALLGDAPVVSPAPEETVSAPVSVEPAAVPPTPAPEFKPAVTVDASLASPDQILSLIDGKPYKSLKRHLSTHGLTPAEYRARYDLPADYPMVAPGYSAARREAALKLGLGGKRKDVAANPALAEAGSEAPAAEVAPAEVVAEVPAPVRKARVNASAPATKAKPNAVAGKGKPSAVAETVAAPAGEPAPTPEATASEAAQVKATPARGPRAKAAPAKASPKTSNAKAAIGKGKPAAAVEPAKPKRSRATKADTPPTAPVEIAPAETASAE